The following are encoded together in the Oceanobacillus zhaokaii genome:
- a CDS encoding antibiotic biosynthesis monooxygenase family protein has product MILEAVMLHVKKGMGAEYEEAFREASEIISSMTGYVSHELQRCIESEGKYLLLVKWETLEDHTVGFRQSEEYQEWKKQLHKYYDPFPTVEHFEQVHLDEDYSV; this is encoded by the coding sequence ATGATATTGGAAGCTGTTATGCTACATGTTAAGAAAGGTATGGGAGCTGAATATGAGGAAGCGTTTCGTGAAGCATCAGAAATTATTTCATCAATGACAGGTTATGTTTCACACGAATTACAACGCTGTATAGAATCGGAAGGGAAATATCTACTGTTAGTTAAATGGGAAACATTAGAGGACCATACAGTAGGGTTTAGACAATCAGAAGAATATCAAGAATGGAAAAAACAATTACATAAATATTATGACCCATTTCCAACAGTGGAACACTTTGAGCAAGTTCATCTTGATGAGGATTATAGTGTTTGA
- a CDS encoding GNAT family N-acetyltransferase: MVELTYFEPSDFKQLINWIHSPEFLLQWGGPEFVYPLDEKQLEKYIENANSDNSATLIYKVFEKESGDAIGHISLGRIDRKNKSARVGKVLVGNKDTRGKGIGQQMIKELLNIAFKGLQLHRVSLGVFDLNVSAIACYEKAGFIKEGLHRDSRKNGDEYWSLWEMSILEDEWLEIQKA, translated from the coding sequence ATGGTTGAACTAACATATTTTGAACCGTCGGACTTCAAGCAACTTATCAATTGGATTCATTCACCTGAGTTCCTGCTTCAATGGGGTGGACCTGAGTTTGTTTACCCTTTGGATGAAAAACAACTAGAAAAATACATTGAAAATGCCAATAGTGATAACTCAGCAACGTTGATTTATAAAGTTTTTGAAAAGGAATCAGGGGATGCTATTGGACATATCTCTCTTGGAAGAATTGATAGAAAAAACAAATCTGCAAGAGTAGGAAAAGTATTAGTAGGTAATAAAGATACAAGAGGTAAGGGAATAGGTCAGCAAATGATTAAGGAACTCCTTAATATTGCATTTAAGGGGCTTCAATTACATCGAGTTAGTCTCGGAGTTTTTGATTTAAATGTTTCTGCCATCGCTTGTTACGAAAAAGCAGGATTCATAAAAGAGGGGTTGCATAGAGATTCAAGGAAAAATGGTGATGAATACTGGAGTTTATGGGAAATGAGCATTTTAGAAGATGAATGGTTGGAAATTCAGAAGGCTTAA
- a CDS encoding methyl-accepting chemotaxis protein, which yields MKNKQRKQKDKKKSRFTWKDIRIGQKYLFAFFTTVGLIIIASFIVFLQLNKTEDNIKAMEKQNEWVNEMTQLSSLIQLQDFQIAEYLLTQEEQYIDTYNAYTEQINTIIADLTPALTTKEQKETFNTIQDNINGIKDTFLNKMVPAVEEDLVVYATSLRSYSSKYRNEILEQVEHLTNDVKKEQEELVKTSTNNINSSMLILFIAIFTVVVIGTILMLFVSRKIAVGLSNLVKLTKEVADGNLQVDSIDYDGKDEIGQLAATVNQMKDSLKHILTNIANVANSVSTRSENLTQSAKEVKEGNIQIARTMEELSAGAETQANGASDLAENMSDFVKRVLLSEQSGNEIAASSFDILSLTSNGTTLMNNSVSQMKQIDTIVSDAVEKVKNLDKQSAEISKLVTVIRDIADQTNLLSLNAAIEAARAGEHGKGFAVVADEVRKLADQVASSVEGIKTIVTAIQTETVQVVNTLSAGYHEVQEGTTQIEATGKSFASINAAVSDMATKIDAISNNLNEITTTSSNMNNVIEDIASVSEESAAGVEQVAASTQQSASSMEEVSHNADELADLAEQMNYEINLFRL from the coding sequence ATGAAAAACAAACAGAGAAAACAAAAAGATAAAAAGAAAAGCAGATTCACATGGAAAGATATTAGAATTGGTCAAAAGTATTTATTCGCATTTTTCACGACAGTAGGACTAATTATTATCGCTAGCTTTATCGTCTTCCTGCAATTAAATAAAACAGAAGATAACATTAAGGCAATGGAAAAACAAAATGAATGGGTAAATGAAATGACACAGCTGTCCTCACTCATCCAATTGCAAGATTTTCAAATTGCAGAATATTTATTAACACAGGAAGAACAGTATATTGATACATATAATGCATACACAGAACAAATCAATACTATAATCGCGGATTTGACACCAGCATTAACGACAAAGGAACAGAAAGAAACATTTAATACAATTCAAGATAATATTAATGGGATAAAGGATACCTTTCTGAATAAAATGGTTCCTGCAGTGGAAGAGGATTTAGTTGTATATGCTACCTCACTACGAAGCTATTCATCAAAATATCGAAATGAAATTCTTGAACAAGTAGAACATTTAACAAACGATGTTAAGAAGGAACAGGAAGAACTAGTTAAAACATCTACAAATAATATCAATAGCAGCATGCTCATTTTGTTTATTGCTATTTTTACCGTAGTGGTAATTGGAACAATACTAATGCTATTTGTTAGTCGAAAGATTGCAGTCGGACTATCAAACTTAGTGAAACTAACGAAAGAAGTAGCAGATGGGAATCTGCAAGTTGACTCAATTGACTATGACGGTAAAGATGAGATTGGCCAATTAGCAGCCACTGTTAATCAAATGAAGGACAGCCTTAAACACATTTTAACTAACATAGCAAATGTAGCAAATTCCGTTTCAACGAGAAGTGAGAATTTAACACAATCTGCAAAAGAAGTAAAAGAAGGAAACATTCAGATTGCTAGGACAATGGAGGAGCTATCTGCTGGTGCAGAAACACAGGCAAATGGTGCATCGGATTTAGCAGAAAATATGTCTGATTTTGTAAAGCGTGTATTATTATCAGAACAAAGCGGCAATGAAATTGCAGCAAGTTCATTCGATATTTTATCCTTAACAAGTAATGGCACCACGCTTATGAATAACTCGGTTTCACAGATGAAACAAATCGATACCATCGTTTCCGACGCTGTTGAAAAGGTTAAGAATTTAGATAAACAATCTGCAGAGATTTCGAAGCTGGTGACTGTCATTCGTGATATTGCAGACCAAACCAATTTACTATCATTGAATGCGGCGATTGAGGCGGCGAGGGCTGGAGAGCATGGTAAAGGCTTTGCTGTTGTTGCTGACGAAGTGAGAAAGCTCGCGGATCAAGTAGCCTCTTCTGTAGAAGGAATTAAAACAATTGTTACAGCAATTCAAACGGAAACTGTTCAAGTTGTCAACACATTAAGTGCTGGCTATCACGAGGTTCAAGAAGGAACAACCCAAATTGAAGCAACAGGAAAAAGCTTTGCATCCATTAATGCTGCGGTTTCCGATATGGCTACAAAAATTGATGCCATATCAAACAACCTAAATGAAATCACAACTACAAGCAGTAATATGAATAATGTTATAGAAGATATCGCTTCTGTCTCAGAAGAATCAGCTGCTGGAGTGGAACAGGTTGCTGCTTCCACACAACAATCTGCTAGTTCTATGGAAGAAGTTTCACACAATGCGGACGAGTTAGCAGATCTAGCAGAACAAATGAACTATGAAATAAATCTGTTTAGACTTTAG
- a CDS encoding RAxF-45 family protein has product MEFAGSGVVKLREYLCIRYAIFAAFLFNGISLSFFRTIEQ; this is encoded by the coding sequence ATGGAATTTGCTGGTAGTGGTGTAGTGAAACTTAGAGAGTACCTATGTATTCGCTATGCTATTTTTGCTGCATTTTTGTTCAACGGGATTAGTCTGTCCTTTTTCAGAACAATAGAGCAGTAA
- the abc-f gene encoding ribosomal protection-like ABC-F family protein: MIICSLNNVTQTYGANTIFSEMTCEIKQGNRIGLIGRNGEGKTTLLHLIARKTEPALGVITWKKGLTIGLLEQSPEIDGETKSVTLLYNVFSDLNKLRAKMMELEEKMSTETNPDRLTSYIEKYGDLQEKFQEDGGYEVDAQVRRIMAGLQIEDLANKEWRTLSGGERTKIGLARLLLSAPDLLLLDEPTNHLDFLAIEWLTEFIKQYAGTVIIVSHDRYFLDETVTSILEIDQGELITYQTNYSNYVIERETRLLQEFQHYQDQQKKIKKMKETIKRLKEWANQANPPNDGLHRRAKSMEKALERIEVLKRPILEQKKISLDFQINNRSGRDVVIFENVRKQFADKKLFDSVNMHVRFQERIAIIGGNGTGKSSLLNIILGKEYADSGAVKIGSNLSVGFLSQHVLELNSDQTILEEFRDHVHVAEGEARAILAKFLFYGKTVFQKVKDLSGGEKMRLRLAELVHQNHNLLILDEPTNHLDIESKEVLEEALNLFDGTIIAVSHDRYFLDRLFPITYLLANQTLTRYEGNFTFARNKWKESQF; encoded by the coding sequence ATGATCATTTGCAGTTTAAATAATGTTACACAAACGTACGGAGCAAATACGATATTCAGTGAAATGACATGTGAAATTAAACAAGGAAACCGGATTGGATTAATTGGCAGAAATGGCGAAGGAAAGACGACATTATTGCATTTAATCGCCAGAAAAACAGAGCCTGCATTGGGAGTAATTACTTGGAAAAAGGGGCTAACGATTGGGTTATTGGAACAGAGTCCTGAAATTGATGGAGAAACTAAATCTGTGACACTTCTCTATAATGTCTTTTCTGATTTAAATAAATTACGAGCTAAGATGATGGAATTAGAGGAAAAAATGAGTACTGAAACAAATCCAGATCGATTAACAAGCTATATAGAAAAATATGGAGATTTACAAGAGAAATTCCAAGAAGATGGCGGCTATGAAGTGGATGCACAGGTGAGGAGAATTATGGCTGGTCTTCAGATTGAGGATTTAGCGAATAAGGAATGGAGAACCTTGAGCGGTGGTGAAAGAACAAAGATCGGATTGGCTAGGCTGCTGCTTTCAGCACCGGATTTATTACTACTTGATGAACCAACAAATCATTTGGATTTTCTGGCAATTGAATGGCTGACTGAATTTATCAAGCAGTACGCTGGAACCGTCATTATCGTATCCCATGATCGATATTTTTTAGATGAAACAGTTACGTCTATTCTGGAAATCGATCAGGGAGAATTAATTACCTATCAGACAAATTACTCAAACTATGTAATTGAGAGGGAAACGCGTTTGCTTCAGGAATTTCAGCATTACCAGGATCAGCAAAAAAAAATAAAGAAAATGAAAGAAACAATCAAGCGATTGAAGGAATGGGCAAATCAGGCCAATCCACCAAATGACGGGCTGCATCGGCGGGCAAAAAGCATGGAAAAAGCACTTGAGAGAATCGAAGTGCTTAAGCGGCCAATATTAGAACAGAAAAAGATTAGTCTCGACTTTCAGATTAACAATCGAAGTGGTAGGGATGTTGTCATATTCGAAAATGTTCGCAAGCAATTTGCAGATAAAAAGCTATTCGATTCGGTGAATATGCATGTTCGTTTCCAGGAAAGGATTGCGATTATTGGAGGAAATGGAACAGGGAAATCAAGTCTATTAAACATTATCTTGGGAAAAGAATACGCGGATAGTGGAGCGGTTAAAATAGGCAGCAATTTATCGGTTGGTTTTCTTTCCCAGCATGTATTGGAGCTTAATAGCGATCAAACAATTTTAGAGGAGTTCCGTGACCATGTGCATGTTGCAGAAGGGGAAGCTAGGGCAATATTAGCAAAATTCCTATTCTATGGTAAAACTGTGTTTCAAAAAGTGAAAGATCTAAGTGGTGGAGAGAAAATGCGCCTAAGATTAGCAGAACTTGTTCATCAAAATCATAATCTCTTAATCTTAGATGAACCAACAAACCATTTGGATATTGAGTCGAAGGAAGTATTAGAGGAGGCACTTAATTTATTTGATGGAACGATCATCGCTGTTTCACACGACAGGTATTTCTTGGATCGACTTTTTCCAATCACATATTTACTTGCAAATCAGACACTAACTAGATATGAAGGGAACTTCACATTTGCAAGAAATAAATGGAAGGAGTCGCAATTTTAA
- a CDS encoding aldo/keto reductase: MQNITLNNGLEMPQLGFGVWQVPDEEATAAVEKAFESGYRSIDTAKVYGNEAGVGRAIANSNIPREELFITTKVWNADHGYENTLKAFDASLERLGLDYVDLYLIHWPTPKFDEYVETYKALEKLYKDGRVKAIGVCNFAIEHLERILNECEIVPAINQVECHPYLQQKELKEFCQKHGILVEAYSPLMNGRDVLEDDVVRELAEQYRKTPAQVILRWHLQTGVVVIPKSVTPSRIEENIDVFGFELSEADMKKLATLDRNIRINKAPNENNNR; the protein is encoded by the coding sequence ATGCAAAACATTACACTAAACAATGGTCTAGAGATGCCACAATTAGGTTTTGGCGTCTGGCAGGTACCCGACGAAGAAGCAACTGCAGCAGTAGAAAAGGCATTTGAATCTGGCTATCGTTCCATCGATACAGCGAAGGTTTACGGAAACGAAGCAGGCGTTGGCAGAGCAATTGCGAATAGCAATATTCCTAGAGAAGAACTTTTTATTACAACTAAAGTTTGGAATGCAGACCATGGCTATGAAAATACATTAAAAGCATTTGATGCAAGTTTAGAAAGACTCGGGCTGGATTATGTGGATCTATACCTAATCCACTGGCCAACTCCTAAATTTGATGAATATGTGGAAACGTATAAGGCGCTGGAAAAGCTCTATAAAGATGGGCGTGTAAAGGCAATTGGTGTTTGTAACTTTGCTATCGAGCATCTAGAGCGTATTTTAAATGAATGCGAAATCGTTCCAGCGATTAACCAAGTGGAATGTCATCCATACTTACAGCAAAAAGAATTAAAGGAATTCTGTCAAAAACATGGAATTCTAGTTGAAGCATATAGTCCGTTAATGAATGGAAGAGATGTCCTGGAAGACGACGTTGTGAGAGAATTAGCTGAACAATACAGGAAGACGCCTGCACAAGTCATTCTTCGCTGGCATTTGCAAACAGGCGTTGTCGTCATTCCCAAATCTGTCACACCTTCAAGAATCGAGGAAAATATCGATGTATTCGGCTTCGAGCTAAGTGAAGCAGACATGAAGAAACTCGCAACACTAGATCGCAACATCCGTATAAATAAAGCACCAAATGAAAATAATAATCGATAA
- the rsgA gene encoding ribosome small subunit-dependent GTPase A: protein MNNLIKLGWESSNTAINTEFIARVITVQKNSYRISDGEIEYLAHLSGKFLNDAATALDFPAVGDWIEVQKLTDEQKAVIKQVLPRKSQFVRQAAGLRTEAQIVATNIDTIFIVNSLNHDLNMRRIERYVLAAYESGASPVIVLTKKDECSQEEVETAIAEVESVAIGIPIIAVSSLTKDGIEELLELLPAGRTAALLGSSGVGKSTLVNTLLEKEVQDTKGIRESDSKGRHTTTHREMFMLPNGALMIDTPGMRELQLWEGESAIDATFQDVEGLAVNCRFANCRHESEPGCAVREALENGELPEGRFHNYLKLQRELAYEKRKQDQKAQQEERNKWKQVSKDLKSKYKRRG, encoded by the coding sequence TTGAATAATCTTATTAAACTTGGTTGGGAAAGCTCGAATACAGCAATAAACACGGAGTTTATTGCCCGTGTAATCACCGTACAGAAAAACAGCTATCGTATATCTGACGGGGAAATCGAATATTTAGCACATCTTAGTGGTAAATTCCTTAATGATGCAGCCACAGCACTCGATTTTCCAGCAGTTGGAGATTGGATAGAGGTACAAAAGCTAACTGATGAACAGAAGGCCGTTATTAAGCAGGTACTGCCACGGAAGAGTCAGTTTGTCAGACAGGCAGCAGGTCTAAGAACAGAGGCGCAAATCGTCGCGACGAATATTGATACGATATTTATCGTCAATTCGCTAAACCATGATTTGAATATGAGACGAATCGAACGTTATGTGCTAGCGGCATACGAAAGTGGTGCTTCACCTGTCATTGTTCTGACAAAGAAGGATGAATGCTCTCAAGAAGAAGTTGAGACTGCGATTGCTGAAGTGGAATCAGTTGCCATTGGAATCCCCATAATAGCGGTCAGCAGTTTAACGAAGGACGGTATCGAGGAGTTACTGGAGCTCTTGCCGGCTGGTCGGACAGCGGCGCTGCTCGGATCTTCGGGTGTAGGGAAGTCAACCTTAGTGAATACATTGCTTGAAAAAGAGGTGCAAGATACGAAGGGTATTCGTGAATCTGACAGTAAGGGACGCCATACGACGACACATCGGGAAATGTTCATGCTGCCAAATGGAGCACTCATGATTGATACACCCGGAATGAGGGAGCTGCAATTATGGGAGGGCGAGTCAGCAATCGATGCGACATTCCAAGATGTAGAAGGATTAGCAGTGAATTGCCGATTTGCAAATTGCAGACATGAGTCAGAGCCAGGCTGCGCTGTAAGAGAAGCCTTAGAAAATGGAGAGCTGCCTGAAGGACGCTTTCACAATTATTTGAAGCTCCAGCGCGAACTCGCATATGAGAAAAGAAAGCAGGATCAGAAGGCACAGCAGGAAGAAAGAAACAAATGGAAGCAGGTTTCTAAGGATTTGAAAAGTAAATATAAGCGTCGTGGCTGA
- a CDS encoding HD domain-containing protein has protein sequence MIEKAKAFAAKAHEGQVRKNSDVPYITHPIRVAERLQKSGFREALICAGYLHDVVEDTLVEIEDIEREFGKEVAELVAAHTEDKSESWQERKQHTIDTVKSAEKEIKYLIVADKLDNLLGLEQDLKKQGDIVWNNFNAGIDKQKWYNESIAENMYTGLDEEDIPEYFRKYELAVQRVFR, from the coding sequence ATGATAGAGAAAGCAAAAGCATTTGCAGCAAAAGCACACGAAGGCCAAGTGAGAAAAAATTCTGATGTTCCTTATATCACCCATCCGATTCGAGTTGCCGAGAGATTACAGAAATCCGGATTTAGAGAAGCATTAATCTGTGCTGGCTATCTCCATGATGTCGTGGAAGATACACTAGTTGAAATTGAGGATATTGAAAGGGAATTCGGGAAAGAAGTGGCAGAGCTCGTTGCTGCTCACACGGAAGATAAATCAGAATCCTGGCAGGAACGTAAACAGCATACAATTGATACGGTTAAAAGTGCTGAAAAGGAAATAAAATATTTAATTGTTGCGGATAAACTCGATAATCTGCTTGGTCTCGAACAGGATCTTAAAAAACAGGGAGATATCGTTTGGAATAACTTCAATGCCGGGATTGACAAGCAGAAATGGTATAACGAGTCGATTGCGGAGAATATGTATACTGGGTTGGATGAGGAGGATATTCCTGAATATTTTAGAAAATATGAACTTGCTGTGCAGCGTGTTTTTCGGTAA
- a CDS encoding 2TM domain-containing protein, whose product MVGYVIIACEILFWVLVIAGLVARYIFKMKKLGALLLICTPLVDLLLLIVTVIDLKNGAIATTVHGIAAIYIGVSIAFGHQMIKWADEHFAARFANGEKPVKRKKYGKEYAKSERSGWYRHLLAWCIGSAFLAGIIFFINNREQTEALYGTLRLWSIVLAADFLISFSYTIFPKKDPRSN is encoded by the coding sequence ATGGTCGGTTATGTGATTATCGCTTGTGAAATTTTGTTCTGGGTACTCGTAATAGCTGGTCTAGTTGCTAGGTATATCTTTAAAATGAAAAAACTTGGAGCATTATTATTGATTTGTACACCACTTGTAGATTTGCTCCTATTAATTGTAACTGTGATTGATTTGAAAAACGGGGCGATTGCGACTACGGTACATGGAATAGCAGCGATTTATATCGGGGTTAGTATTGCATTTGGCCACCAGATGATTAAATGGGCAGACGAACATTTTGCAGCTAGATTTGCAAACGGTGAGAAGCCAGTGAAGAGAAAGAAATACGGGAAAGAATATGCGAAGTCTGAACGTTCCGGATGGTATCGGCATTTACTGGCATGGTGTATTGGCAGTGCTTTTTTAGCAGGAATTATTTTCTTTATCAACAATCGAGAGCAGACGGAAGCATTATACGGTACACTTCGTCTATGGTCAATCGTATTGGCTGCTGATTTCCTGATTAGTTTCAGTTATACAATTTTTCCCAAGAAGGATCCACGATCTAATTAA
- the fni gene encoding type 2 isopentenyl-diphosphate Delta-isomerase: MEKGINQRKTEHIRLCLTGKVEGVNKSTGLEGIHFIHNALPEINFDDIEIKTSFLNRALRAPFLVSSMTGGSDLAVTINQNLAIAAEEKGWALAIGSTRAFLESDAYKESFLIREQAPNTPLIVNLGAVQLNYGYGAEECQRIIDKTSADSIVLHLNSLQEVVQDGGDLNFESLLPKIEQVCKTLEVPVGVKEVGFGIDGTVAEKLYNAGISYIDVAGAGGTSWSQVEKLRSRTPLRKAAAEAFNNWGIPTKDCLVSVRSKLPEVPLVASGGMKNGVEAAKAITIGADMIGFARHLLKAATESAESVIETMEQIELELKMTMFGIGVKNLEELKNTNRVSIMGQSLLDENS; the protein is encoded by the coding sequence ATGGAAAAGGGAATCAATCAACGAAAAACGGAGCATATTCGTCTCTGTTTAACTGGAAAAGTTGAAGGTGTAAATAAATCAACGGGTCTTGAAGGGATCCATTTTATACATAATGCATTACCAGAGATTAATTTTGATGACATCGAAATTAAGACAAGCTTTTTAAATAGAGCGTTAAGGGCTCCTTTTTTAGTAAGCTCAATGACAGGCGGATCTGATTTAGCTGTTACGATTAATCAAAACCTAGCAATAGCTGCCGAAGAGAAGGGATGGGCTCTTGCAATTGGTTCAACACGAGCATTTCTTGAGAGTGATGCATATAAAGAATCTTTCTTAATTCGTGAGCAAGCACCAAATACACCATTAATCGTAAACCTCGGTGCTGTTCAATTAAATTATGGTTATGGTGCTGAAGAATGTCAGCGCATCATAGACAAAACAAGTGCAGATTCGATTGTACTACATTTGAATAGCCTACAGGAAGTCGTTCAAGATGGTGGAGATTTGAACTTTGAAAGTCTCTTGCCGAAAATAGAGCAAGTTTGTAAGACGCTTGAAGTACCAGTCGGTGTGAAAGAAGTAGGTTTTGGTATTGATGGTACCGTTGCAGAAAAATTATATAATGCAGGAATTTCATATATTGATGTTGCAGGTGCAGGTGGAACGTCTTGGAGTCAGGTTGAAAAGCTGCGTTCAAGAACTCCATTAAGAAAAGCAGCAGCAGAAGCATTTAATAATTGGGGAATACCAACGAAGGATTGTCTCGTATCTGTTAGAAGTAAATTACCTGAAGTACCACTTGTTGCCAGCGGTGGGATGAAAAATGGTGTCGAAGCGGCTAAAGCAATAACGATTGGCGCGGACATGATTGGCTTCGCACGTCACTTACTGAAGGCTGCAACAGAATCAGCAGAATCAGTTATCGAAACAATGGAGCAAATTGAGTTAGAATTGAAAATGACGATGTTTGGTATTGGTGTGAAAAACCTCGAGGAATTGAAGAATACGAATCGAGTGAGCATCATGGGCCAATCATTATTAGATGAAAACAGCTAA
- a CDS encoding DsbA family oxidoreductase — MKIEVWSDFVCPFCYIGKRRLENAMQQFEHSDDITVEYKSYQLDPTAKHIPGKDFYETFSELKGIPLDQVKVMNNQVGQQAAAEGLTYNFDTMQYANTFDAHRVAKYATKLGKGKEITERFLHAYFTESRLMSDHDTLIELAAEVGLNKEEVKEILQSNDYMKAVQNDITVARQIGVQGVPFFVFNEKYAVSGAQPAEVFSEVLEKVWEEENKEQVLQSLNPKKTETSYCTDEGCDVKES; from the coding sequence ATGAAGATCGAGGTATGGTCTGATTTTGTTTGCCCATTTTGTTATATTGGAAAACGCAGATTAGAAAATGCAATGCAACAGTTTGAACATAGTGATGACATAACTGTCGAATATAAAAGCTATCAGCTTGACCCAACGGCAAAACATATTCCTGGGAAAGATTTTTACGAAACTTTCTCTGAATTAAAAGGTATTCCACTGGATCAGGTAAAGGTAATGAATAACCAAGTTGGGCAGCAAGCGGCTGCAGAAGGATTAACTTATAATTTTGATACGATGCAATATGCAAATACCTTCGATGCCCACCGCGTTGCTAAATATGCAACGAAGCTTGGAAAGGGAAAAGAAATAACAGAAAGATTTTTGCATGCCTATTTTACAGAGTCTAGACTAATGAGCGATCATGATACATTAATCGAACTAGCCGCTGAGGTTGGTTTAAATAAAGAAGAGGTTAAAGAGATTCTTCAATCAAATGATTATATGAAGGCTGTCCAAAATGACATTACAGTAGCACGTCAAATTGGAGTGCAGGGTGTGCCGTTTTTCGTCTTCAATGAGAAATATGCTGTGTCAGGTGCTCAACCTGCAGAGGTATTTTCTGAAGTACTTGAAAAAGTATGGGAAGAGGAAAATAAAGAGCAAGTATTGCAATCATTGAATCCGAAGAAAACGGAAACTTCTTATTGTACTGATGAAGGCTGCGACGTTAAAGAATCATAA
- a CDS encoding ABC transporter permease: MKIWYLVLALIVLSVTSIFIGVSDVALLDLFSLTDEQIQILMVSRVPRLISIVIAGMSMSIVGLIMQQLSRNRFVSPTTAGTMDAARLGVLISLMIFTSATPLQKMSVSFVFALLGTVIFMKILEKIKFKDAVFIPLVGLMFGNIISSISTFIAYQNDLIQNMSSFMQGDFSMIMSGNYELMFVSIPVLIIAYLFANKFTIAGMGEDFSKNLGLNYRQVVNIGLIISALVTASVILSVGVIPFLGLIVPNIVTIYLGDNLKKTLIHTALLGAVFVLVCDIIGRIIIYPYEIPISLTVGVIGSAIFIYLLIRRRKYGI, translated from the coding sequence ATGAAGATATGGTATTTAGTATTAGCACTTATTGTTCTTTCTGTAACGTCTATTTTTATAGGTGTTTCTGATGTTGCGTTACTCGATTTATTTAGCTTAACAGATGAACAAATACAGATTTTAATGGTTAGTAGAGTACCAAGGTTAATCAGCATTGTCATCGCTGGAATGAGTATGAGTATTGTTGGCTTAATTATGCAGCAGCTGAGCAGAAATCGCTTTGTATCGCCTACAACCGCGGGAACAATGGATGCAGCGAGACTTGGAGTACTTATCTCATTGATGATTTTTACATCGGCTACACCATTGCAAAAAATGTCAGTATCGTTTGTCTTTGCGCTTTTAGGTACGGTTATCTTTATGAAGATATTAGAAAAAATAAAGTTCAAGGATGCTGTATTTATTCCACTTGTCGGATTAATGTTTGGTAATATCATTAGCTCTATCTCTACATTTATCGCATATCAGAATGATCTTATTCAGAATATGTCTTCCTTTATGCAGGGCGACTTTTCAATGATCATGAGTGGAAATTATGAATTAATGTTTGTTAGTATCCCGGTTCTAATTATCGCCTATCTATTCGCAAATAAGTTTACGATTGCGGGTATGGGTGAGGATTTCTCAAAAAACCTAGGATTAAATTATCGGCAAGTCGTAAATATCGGCTTGATTATCAGTGCACTTGTTACAGCCTCCGTTATACTTTCGGTTGGTGTTATTCCTTTCTTAGGGTTAATCGTACCGAATATCGTAACCATTTATTTAGGTGATAACTTGAAGAAAACATTAATACATACAGCATTGCTAGGTGCGGTATTTGTACTTGTTTGCGATATTATCGGCAGAATTATCATTTATCCTTATGAAATTCCAATTAGTTTAACCGTTGGGGTAATAGGTAGTGCAATCTTCATCTATCTATTGATAAGGAGAAGAAAGTATGGCATATAA